The Mugil cephalus isolate CIBA_MC_2020 chromosome 21, CIBA_Mcephalus_1.1, whole genome shotgun sequence genome includes the window aCTCCGGTCCTCCGCCTTTCCATTTACGACAGCGCCGTCTGGCACATCCTCTCCAATGTCGAAGTCCAGCGACAACTCTTCCAAGAGCTGTGACACGGGCGATGGTGAGGAGTGACGGGAACCCTTCTCCGGAGAGCTGTTCACCAGATTTAACACGGTGGGGTGCTCTTGAGGGTGAGACATGTTCAGGCTCCGGGGCTTCAGACCTTGGAGGAGGTCCATCCCTGTTTCCTGAGCTTTGATGTGATCTGATTTGCCATTGATCTCCTTCTCGGGACGCTTAACAGAGCGGAGCTGAACACTCTGCAGGGCAAATGGGGTGATCAGGGGCTTAGGTGACGTTGTCGGGCTGTTGGAAGGAGCCGGTTTAAGAGCATCCTTCGCCACCTTCATGACAGAAGGGGAGTAGGAGGCTGCGGCAAAAGCAGGCagtggaggaggcggaggaggcgcCATGATGGGGACgggagggggcgggggtgggCTGAAGCTCCCATTGAAGGACGAGCTGGGGTGGATGAGTGTGTCAggggatggaggaggtgggaaTTCTGGGGACGTGGAGCAAGTGGAGAGGGGGCTCAGAACGACGCCCTGAGGAGTGGATGgtaaggggggaggaggaggtggaggggtaGCTGTGTTAGAGCTTGGTGGTAGAGGGGGAGGGAAAGGTGGAGGTGGGCTCAGAGGTGTGGTGGGAGCCGAGGAGGAGAGTggtagaggtggaggaggtggtggagcggGACCGGAGCTCTTCAGGGAGTCTGAAGTGTTGGAGgaaagggaggtggaggaggaggagatggagaccgaggagaggagagatgacTTCCTCTCCGGTACTTTGGGCCTGGGCCGGCTGCCCGACGGAGACATGGACCTGATGAACGCTGGCACTGGGGTTCCAGCTGTGGGGGTGTTGGACTGGCTGGAGTAGCCGCTACTCGGGGAGGTCAGTCTGTGGACTCTATccggggaggaggtggaggttttGGGCTTCACTGACACCTCTCCCTCCTGGCCCGGAGCTCCGGGGGCCTGACCGTTGCTGTGGATGACTCCTCCGTTCTGTAGGCCTCCCTGGTGAGCCCCAGCCGACATGTTGTCGGCGGCATGGGCCGGAGGGGTCTGCGCCCTCTGGTCTCCGTGGTTGCGAGGATAGTCCATGTAGTAGCCCCAGGACTCTGCGTAGTCAGAACGCAAGCTGCTGGTCTCACTGTGGGCAGGTGTCACGTGGCACAACGAGTACACGTTAGACACGCCGCCGCCGTTGGAGTTGGCTGCCAGCGAGGCCGCAGAGCTGCACGCGCTGATGCTGCTCTGGCTGCGCGGCCGTAACACCCACGGGTCGTCGTAGTCGCTGCTCGGGCTGTGAGAGGGTGAAGACGGCGAGGCTCCCTTTCCCTTCCCGCCTCTCAGCCCCATTTGCAGGCTCTGCTGCAAGCTGGCGATCAAAGTTTCATTGAGCATGGCCCCGTTCGGTTGGTTGGTACCACTGACGGCGCTGACGCCTCCGAGTGGCTTCTTCGGACCAGGTTTACGCCTGAGGGAATCTGTGCGCGCCGGAGGCAGCGGAGGTTTCTTCGACTTGCGAAGGGAGATGCTGCGGGACAGAGAGCGGTCGCTGTACAGGCTTCCGGTGTCGTCCTGGTTGGCCATCTCGCGGCACTCGTACATGCTGTGTCTGGTGGCCCGTCCAGCCGCCGCCCCGTGCCCACTCCCGTGACTGCGAGAGCGCAGGCCCGAGTCCAGGTGCATGGAGGTGTAGTAACCATCGTTGTCCTGGGAGTAGAGGGAGCTGGAGTCAGTAGTGGTCCTGGAGGAGAGGTCCAGGCTGCTGTACAGCTGGTTGATCGGcgtggagcagctggaggtcAGAGCGCGGTGTTGGGCCACCACATTTTCGGGCGTGTCGTAGATCCACTGCTCCTCCGGCAGACACGATGGTGGGGTCGGGGCTAAGGTGCTGTGGCTGTGGACGCTGCCGTCTGAATGACCTGACTCACTAGCAGGCGCCGCGACTACCAGACCAGCATTCCCTGGTGTGTGAGTGGGCGTGGAAGTTGCCAAAGCCGGGCAGGTGGAACTGTGGGTAAAGGCTGTCGGACTGGAGAGCAGAGAGTCAGTGTTGGTGGAGGACGCCAGGCTGAGCGGCCGAGCTGTGGGGTAAGGCGAGGTTGGGGAGTGGGCGAGCTTGCTGGAGGTGTTGAGGGTGATGACCTCAGAGGAGCTAGACAGGGTGGCGTTGGGGATGTATGAGGTGGAATAGGCGGCATGGGGGGAGACCGCACACGCCGGACCACCACCCCACTCGCTGGACTGCGTCCCcctaacctcctgagacttgGGCCTGGGCAAAGTGCCCGTCCTCGGGGCGTTCCTCATGTGTACCACCGTATTGTCGGCCTGGAGCTTTCCGATCTGCCTCTGAGGCTGTTCCTCTGACTTGATGGGCGTGCTGCTGTAGATGGGGTCAGCACTGATGGACACCCTGGCGCCCTGTCGGGGCAGACTATGGAAACGGGATGGGTCTCCGTTAAAGTAATGCGGCGGCATCATCAGGATTCCAGAGCTGTCGCTGCTGGAGACGGATATGCTTCCagtggaggaggaagcggaTATGCCGGCCATCTGAGCGGCGATTCCTTGTCCTCTCTGCGCCCGGATTCTTCTCATGGACGGGGGTACAACCTTCACCTCTTCGGTCTGGCAGCTCGTTTCTCTGGTTTCCGATCGTCGCAGCGTTGAGTTGACACTCCCGACTCGGCCCAAAGTGGAGTACTGTCCCGGGATGAACATGGAATGTGGCCGAAGCTCGCCGCCGCGTCCTTTTGctgtggacaaagaaagaacgGGAAAAAGATAAACACGTGCCTGTGAAATGcttctattttcttctctctacTTCCTCCTTATATTCTTCAACGACAAAGccttctgctcctctgtgtgACCTGTCAGATAAATTGTGGTCACAGAGAagctaattaatttaatttggtgCAGCCTTGTCCAGTGCGCTAATAACTTCTGGTCTTCATTAAGGAGGAAAGGATATGAGGGGAGACGGGGACTGAGGAAGCTACTCTGATTCCCCTCCTACTCTGAATCATTCAAATAGAAAATGCGAATAGTCTCCTGAGGTCcaggacacacagctggtgaGACATGAAGCAGCCAGGAAACATAgatggacacagacacacacaagggacacatgcatgcacacgtaGCCCTAACACAGCCATGCACAGTCACACAGGACGCAACACACGAAAAAACGTAGATACAAGgacacacagaaaatacagaCATCTCAGAGACGCGAACTGAACGTACCAGctagtaaataaaaaaattgaaggATGAACTGTAAACCGAGAGAGGTCGTCTAACGTGTCTCCCATCTGTGGCGCTTCTCCTGTTGGTGTCCGTACTCCCAAAACATAAACACTCAtgcgtcttcctcctcccctctcgcTATCCCCaaaccacacatacacactctcttcctcctttgctAAAAGCTGGACTGACAgcttggctgctgctgccgccgctgctgcaaTAGATTAAGCTGCAGGTCTACTTCGCAAGCAGCTCTAgtgcagggagagggagggatggagcaCTGGGACAATTACCCCGGCCCAGTAATCATGACATTCTGTGGCTGCTGTCGGCTGGGCACTAACAAGACTTTAAAAGATCTCCTCCTTGGTGGTCTTATCGCTCAGAGAAATGTCACTCCGCTTAAATGCCGCAGCCACCCCACGATTTAGtgacatgtaaataaacatgagCCATGTGGCGCTGTCAGCAGAGCGCAGCGTCGGCTTAGTGAGCTCAGAGCTCGCTTAACACTCGGCTCAGCCGAGTGACTAAGGTTGGGAGGCCTCAGAACAGTCATATATGTCATGTAGTCGTTCGTTCAGACGGTTTGAGGGTCATATGTTCTGAAAAAGGAGATTGTCGTGCAGCCTTTTAGGCGTCCATGCTCATGGCCCGCTCAGTTATGATCAGCGCATGCTGGTAAGACACACACGGCGAGATTATCAATAAGGCCCTAGGATtaaggcacacaaacacagaaatacacacatttcCCAGATAAAGGACTGCAGAAAGTAGACCTCAAGGATTATTTCACAACAACAATTTAAGATTTTGCGAACCCTGCATTTAATTTGTCCAATGTGACAGAATTTTTCCAACGgacaaaatctaaaatgaaaGTCTGCCGTGCCAAAAGGGCAGAATTACGACTAAAAAAACTACTGAGGATGATTTCATAACGGGACCTTGGCTGTAGATACGATTAAAGGGCGGAGAAGAGCAAATGAGGACACATGTAGAACTGAAACAGTGAAAAGACTGAACAGCTGCAGGGCCTTGATCCAACACTGTGAACTCGCATGGGTCATTTTGTCCTTCTCAATAAGTTATGCGATGTCGATGCGTATAGTTAGAGCCGATAAAAGCATAAACGTGTGCAGGGCAAAGTTATGCTCGTCCAGAGTGTTGGTACAGGTCCGTGGGCAGCAGAGGGCAACATGTAGCCCCCACAGTGATCCATACCTAGCTCCAGGTTGAAGTTGTCAGGCAGCCCTGATATAGTCTTTCTGCGTTTGACCTTCTTGGGCCGGCGGGACACGGTGTCAGTGTTAATGAGGGAGCGCCGGATGCTCGCCTGGCGGTCAAACACTGCCCCTGGAGGCCGGGAGGGCGAGAGCAAGGCAGGCGGACACACAGGCAAACAGCAGTCGGTTAGTCGGGAGGAACAAACTCCATAACATGCAGAAGGGTTTGGGGGTTTTAAGGTGAACATGCGGGGCAGGAAATATTAAGGGTCAGTTCAATCAAATTACAAGGGAACGATATCTAACCTCCCTCTAGTGGCGTCACAGATTACTGTTAATTAACTAACATTTTTAATTGTGACACTTTAACAACATGTGTATAATAACTATGCAATGAGgcatttaacgctgtaccagggCAACACTATATATGTGGACACTTGATCGATTGGTAATAATCTGTCTTAAGTCCACCTTTTTAGCATTACAAATATGATCAATAAAAGTGCCACTGTGAGTTGTCAGAAGTTAGAATGGTTGGCAAACCCTGTCGATCAATAACTTGATTTAAAATTGGAATATTTATCGTAAGGCTGAACTGAGAAACTTACGTAAAGAGTTACTGGCTGCCTGAAGTAAAACTGTGAAATCTGCATGTGACAGTTTGCAGTTAGCCCCACAGATAATTCCTCTTTGACCTCTATTTTGGTGAGGTAGAAGTAGAAATCTACAGAACCAAATGTTATGTTGTGTCTTGCCATTTGACTGAACTGAACCTTTCACTTTTTCATCCATCAGCCTAAgaaaaaacagttgttttccttctttcattgGAGAATACGTTTATGAAGCAGGTTAAAAACTGTCAAAGAAGCACAtcacatctttttctttttttttttttgcttttgttaatATTAATTTCCACCCTTGAATATGACTCACCAGGGTGTAAACATACACATTAAGAAATGTGAGATGTAAAATGCATGCACAAACAACCCAACAACATGCACGAGAGAGATATGAAATGaagcgtgcacacacacctcacacacatccaaacgcgcacacacacatacacacagcttcGCTCCCTGCTCAGCTTCCCTGAAGGAAGAGCGATATCTCTCTATGAACTGCTCTTCTTTCTGATATCTGGCTAACTGGTGACAGGCTGCAGGCGTCGGGGAAATAGAGCTTGATATGAGAGCAGATAGTGTCTATCAAATTCACCCtcaaagtgacagaaaaaaaaaactgtgtctgtACGTGTGTTTTACTCCGTCTTTCTAAATCTGAAGTGACAGCAGATGAAGTGAGCTCTGATTTTGCAGCGGGGCCACGTTAAGCTCTCAAGATTGAGGCTATGTCGGCCTTAACAAGAGCAAAAACCACACGCCGATCTGGGATACTTGGATTCTTTGCGTCGCTGGTTTCTTTCCCAAATAATCTCAAGTGAATCTCGTGGCAATTTCACGCTACGAACCGGAATGAGACGGCAGCGTGTGAGGAGCGCTGACGGGGGAACAGCGGCGGCACGTTTTGCTGTGCACGGCCGTTCATCTGTCAAACGGCCGCCGATCTGACATGAAGTCGGTGACGAGCCTTGACCCCTGAATAAGCTGTCAAACCATTTCcaacgcgcacgcacgcacacaagcGCTCGCTCACACGCGCACAGAGGAAGGTGAAGGTCAGTCTCCGAGAAGCGATGACGGTGAGatgggaaggagggaggataCAGGAGAGGATATGACTGACACATGCAGTTTTCTCTGTGGATGAGTGGATACAGTAATTGTATTGTTTACATCCACTCAGCCTCAGAGGGTTGATAAAAGGAAAAGTCTGACATCGTTCTTGCTCGGATCTTTAATATGATTAAACGTTTCCTGGGAGACAGGACTTTTTGATGACCTGGGCTTAACATCTTATGGAGTTTTAGTGTGAGGGATAACCTCCCCTTCTTTTTTACCCCCATTGTCTCAAGATATAAATTTCCAAAAATGTCAGAAACTTCCTTTAAgacgaacaaaacaaaatgtgattgTTGGTGAGATGTTGAAGCAGACACCGGGGGTGAATGAGGCCACACTGGACTCCTTGCACATGGCTAAGAAATGGATCTTTCGTTTTCTTTCACTGACACTGATGGCGACTGGTCTACTACTCCCTAGTGATTCAGAGACGGACGGAGCGTTTGGGTGGGTGACCGGGAGGCGGGGCATACCTGTGACGTTGATGGGGACTATGTCCGTGGGCACGGCCTGAGCCGCCTGCCTCATCTTCTCCTCTGGCGTGGGGAGGGGCGCGGCCTTGTTCCACACCACCTGTCCGTCAACGTCCGACGCCTCCCCTCCCAGTGGCGTCTGGGACCTCATGGAGAGCTGAGATTTGTCGTCCTCCACAGACGAAGCTGTGGACTGGTTGGGTGAAAGAgaatagattaaaataaaacaacatcaagGAAAGGCTAAGCTAAGGGGTGAatgcagaaggaaaaaaaaacatggaaacatgaagataataaaaaacaaaagtgagtgGGAACAGAATATTATTTAACATAATTGTCCAAAACCATAACTGACAGACTGTCCTGGCCACAGTGGCAGACAGGCTTCAATATATCACATTGCTGTGACCTTTAGTAGCTGGTGGCgctataaaaatgtttcacGATCAATCAGATCCGAATGGAAACAGTCGAACACTCGCACGCAAACAAGCGCCCACGAATGAGCGGCCAGAGATGGCAGGATGAAAGCTAAAGGGAAACGAGACGGAGGGGACTCACTCATGCATTAAACCGCTGACACGCTAAGAGGTCTCAATTGAGAATTTTTGCTGCAGGGAGCAACAGACGGCAATTGTGTTGTTAGAAAACAGCAAACCAGCGATTTAGTTGAATTTTTTGAGGTTGGTGTCGCTGTCGCTGGACTGGTTACACATAATcccaaacaaacactgaacgagTAAAATTAGTCCAGAACACCTTATGGAAaaataacagattaaaaaaaaaagatactatAATTCCACTAACTGTTAGggcttttaaaagagaaaatgcacGGATGAGTAAACACGGGGGAGGCATCAGACGAAGGGGGAAAGGGGGCAACGCAAAGAAGAATAGTTTGCTGGCAGAGCCTGCATCGTTATTTTTGCTCGTCTAAGAGCACTGTTTCCTCCTTTTGAAGCTGCTGTCAGACAAAGTTAGGTTCAGTGGCTTCGGGACAACAGGAAGTGGCGGGAGAGAGTGGAGACGGGGCacaagcagcagagaggagggagaggggctGGTGAGCGCAGGGGGGGAATGATGAGATGGGGCGAGAGTGGCGGTTTAGAAAGAAAACACTCTGTTAGGAAGTTCAAGGGTCGACGCAGGCATGATGCGAGTGGGTGACACATGAGGGGCTCCGGGGTACGAAAGAGACCATCATAataagagaggagaggagaggagaaattaCAGTGGCCCACCCCAACCAAGCTGAGATAAAAACGCTTGGAAAATGTAAgaaatttatttgaaaaaaatatattcaccaaaaaaattaatattgaccacacataaatagaaatattgGAGGTCATTTCTCAAAATCTTGaactgtattattttaaataacgtGGTAAAAGAGACAGAGATCACGCCAGAGGAGGAGATTTTCACTTCcaaccactagagggcagactCACACAGTCTGATTCACTGAAGGTGAATTGCCACCAAATCAGAGCAGTGGCAACGGTCACTTTCCAGCCATGTATACACTCCTTTACCTGTCTGTCAGgtattttttatatgtgtttgcTTGTATTTTAGCTTGAATGCACGCTGTGCGCGCGTTTACCTTCTTGTCATTttcgtcgtcctcctcgtcctgcaggctgcaggtggaCTGAAGCGGGTCACAAAATGTGGGACCCTGAGAGTAGTACTGGGAGCTCCTGAAGCCATCTTTCCTCAGCTTGTCACATTCTGGAGAAGGGACAAAGAGGCAGAGGAACAAGCCACAAACAAATGTCAGATTCACACGTATTGTATCTTGCGGGCCGTGTACGGTCATTTTGACGGACTTATATTCTacta containing:
- the nhsl1b gene encoding NHS-like protein 1 isoform X5, whose translation is MVFIGTSLKSVIKYFKRKAVSNLDEESKWTVHYTAPWHQQENVFLPGSRPPCVEDLHRQAKVNLKTALRECDKLRKDGFRSSQYYSQGPTFCDPLQSTCSLQDEEDDENDKKSTASSVEDDKSQLSMRSQTPLGGEASDVDGQVVWNKAAPLPTPEEKMRQAAQAVPTDIVPINVTGAVFDRQASIRRSLINTDTVSRRPKKVKRRKTISGLPDNFNLELAKGRGGELRPHSMFIPGQYSTLGRVGSVNSTLRRSETRETSCQTEEVKVVPPSMRRIRAQRGQGIAAQMAGISASSSTGSISVSSSDSSGILMMPPHYFNGDPSRFHSLPRQGARVSISADPIYSSTPIKSEEQPQRQIGKLQADNTVVHMRNAPRTGTLPRPKSQEVRGTQSSEWGGGPACAVSPHAAYSTSYIPNATLSSSSEVITLNTSSKLAHSPTSPYPTARPLSLASSTNTDSLLSSPTAFTHSSTCPALATSTPTHTPGNAGLVVAAPASESGHSDGSVHSHSTLAPTPPSCLPEEQWIYDTPENVVAQHRALTSSCSTPINQLYSSLDLSSRTTTDSSSLYSQDNDGYYTSMHLDSGLRSRSHGSGHGAAAGRATRHSMYECREMANQDDTGSLYSDRSLSRSISLRKSKKPPLPPARTDSLRRKPGPKKPLGGVSAVSGTNQPNGAMLNETLIASLQQSLQMGLRGGKGKGASPSSPSHSPSSDYDDPWVLRPRSQSSISACSSAASLAANSNGGGVSNVYSLCHVTPAHSETSSLRSDYAESWGYYMDYPRNHGDQRAQTPPAHAADNMSAGAHQGGLQNGGVIHSNGQAPGAPGQEGEVSVKPKTSTSSPDRVHRLTSPSSGYSSQSNTPTAGTPVPAFIRSMSPSGSRPRPKVPERKSSLLSSVSISSSSTSLSSNTSDSLKSSGPAPPPPPPLPLSSSAPTTPLSPPPPFPPPLPPSSNTATPPPPPPPLPSTPQGVVLSPLSTCSTSPEFPPPPSPDTLIHPSSSFNGSFSPPPPPPVPIMAPPPPPPLPAFAAASYSPSVMKVAKDALKPAPSNSPTTSPKPLITPFALQSVQLRSVKRPEKEINGKSDHIKAQETGMDLLQGLKPRSLNMSHPQEHPTVLNLVNSSPEKGSRHSSPSPVSQLLEELSLDFDIGEDVPDGAVVNGKAEDRSYFHLNGKEKEEGLLLSSAPQSCESSPIKQAPPAVSKKPKLTFVPPFSPQQVNGRVLSQHERATSPSQTEDQVDAPQTKEKVEEEKDEQQEEDEEEEEEEDTSESFERLGESSHVYREAHSFMSASDGQETSLNLCANGEAHEEEEEEADGTSSTTGSISSKEDDAGEVFESSTAESSPAPSANGASEGKMVTPTPTRPRTTEDLFAVIHRSKRKVLGRKESEEDKSRPGSQPQSPPVTPTGTPPGVVSSLPRQSGSIQRNLRKSSTSSDTFKALLLKKGSRSETSFRMSAAEMLRSTDPRFQRTRSESALDPPSPSSPTAPHSPSASPGRGKRAMDDWSRYDSFSLPSPTSSPYSMSGLKYGRSRTPPSAASSKYNARSRILSSPMTVICEREGELAESEYGDSAECLSGPAAQTLSVLRDSNGTLSEGSRS
- the nhsl1b gene encoding NHS-like protein 1 isoform X4; translation: MPFHQRSVEPQRVSRLSARDVWRPAEEPGRRRPRKPVLFSSLDEVSCHTLASVIHQLSDLSRHASDIFLGIEMEAGMVFRRSCRIQGRLQLLQNQVCKFDPKKVKIPVSNLDEESKWTVHYTAPWHQQENVFLPGSRPPCVEDLHRQAKVNLKTALRECDKLRKDGFRSSQYYSQGPTFCDPLQSTCSLQDEEDDENDKKSTASSVEDDKSQLSMRSQTPLGGEASDVDGQVVWNKAAPLPTPEEKMRQAAQAVPTDIVPINVTAKGRGGELRPHSMFIPGQYSTLGRVGSVNSTLRRSETRETSCQTEEVKVVPPSMRRIRAQRGQGIAAQMAGISASSSTGSISVSSSDSSGILMMPPHYFNGDPSRFHSLPRQGARVSISADPIYSSTPIKSEEQPQRQIGKLQADNTVVHMRNAPRTGTLPRPKSQEVRGTQSSEWGGGPACAVSPHAAYSTSYIPNATLSSSSEVITLNTSSKLAHSPTSPYPTARPLSLASSTNTDSLLSSPTAFTHSSTCPALATSTPTHTPGNAGLVVAAPASESGHSDGSVHSHSTLAPTPPSCLPEEQWIYDTPENVVAQHRALTSSCSTPINQLYSSLDLSSRTTTDSSSLYSQDNDGYYTSMHLDSGLRSRSHGSGHGAAAGRATRHSMYECREMANQDDTGSLYSDRSLSRSISLRKSKKPPLPPARTDSLRRKPGPKKPLGGVSAVSGTNQPNGAMLNETLIASLQQSLQMGLRGGKGKGASPSSPSHSPSSDYDDPWVLRPRSQSSISACSSAASLAANSNGGGVSNVYSLCHVTPAHSETSSLRSDYAESWGYYMDYPRNHGDQRAQTPPAHAADNMSAGAHQGGLQNGGVIHSNGQAPGAPGQEGEVSVKPKTSTSSPDRVHRLTSPSSGYSSQSNTPTAGTPVPAFIRSMSPSGSRPRPKVPERKSSLLSSVSISSSSTSLSSNTSDSLKSSGPAPPPPPPLPLSSSAPTTPLSPPPPFPPPLPPSSNTATPPPPPPPLPSTPQGVVLSPLSTCSTSPEFPPPPSPDTLIHPSSSFNGSFSPPPPPPVPIMAPPPPPPLPAFAAASYSPSVMKVAKDALKPAPSNSPTTSPKPLITPFALQSVQLRSVKRPEKEINGKSDHIKAQETGMDLLQGLKPRSLNMSHPQEHPTVLNLVNSSPEKGSRHSSPSPVSQLLEELSLDFDIGEDVPDGAVVNGKAEDRSYFHLNGKEKEEGLLLSSAPQSCESSPIKQAPPAVSKKPKLTFVPPFSPQQVNGRVLSQHERATSPSQTEDQVDAPQTKEKVEEEKDEQQEEDEEEEEEEDTSESFERLGESSHVYREAHSFMSASDGQETSLNLCANGEAHEEEEEEADGTSSTTGSISSKEDDAGEVFESSTAESSPAPSANGASEGKMVTPTPTRPRTTEDLFAVIHRSKRKVLGRKESEEDKSRPGSQPQSPPVTPTGTPPGVVSSLPRQSGSIQRNLRKSSTSSDTFKALLLKKGSRSETSFRMSAAEMLRSTDPRFQRTRSESALDPPSPSSPTAPHSPSASPGRGKRAMDDWSRYDSFSLPSPTSSPYSMSGLKYGRSRTPPSAASSKYNARSRILSSPMTVICEREGELAESEYGDSAECLSGPAAQTLSVLRDSNGTLSEGSRS
- the nhsl1b gene encoding NHS-like protein 1 isoform X7 — protein: MFCLKAVSNLDEESKWTVHYTAPWHQQENVFLPGSRPPCVEDLHRQAKVNLKTALRECDKLRKDGFRSSQYYSQGPTFCDPLQSTCSLQDEEDDENDKKSTASSVEDDKSQLSMRSQTPLGGEASDVDGQVVWNKAAPLPTPEEKMRQAAQAVPTDIVPINVTGAVFDRQASIRRSLINTDTVSRRPKKVKRRKTISGLPDNFNLELAKGRGGELRPHSMFIPGQYSTLGRVGSVNSTLRRSETRETSCQTEEVKVVPPSMRRIRAQRGQGIAAQMAGISASSSTGSISVSSSDSSGILMMPPHYFNGDPSRFHSLPRQGARVSISADPIYSSTPIKSEEQPQRQIGKLQADNTVVHMRNAPRTGTLPRPKSQEVRGTQSSEWGGGPACAVSPHAAYSTSYIPNATLSSSSEVITLNTSSKLAHSPTSPYPTARPLSLASSTNTDSLLSSPTAFTHSSTCPALATSTPTHTPGNAGLVVAAPASESGHSDGSVHSHSTLAPTPPSCLPEEQWIYDTPENVVAQHRALTSSCSTPINQLYSSLDLSSRTTTDSSSLYSQDNDGYYTSMHLDSGLRSRSHGSGHGAAAGRATRHSMYECREMANQDDTGSLYSDRSLSRSISLRKSKKPPLPPARTDSLRRKPGPKKPLGGVSAVSGTNQPNGAMLNETLIASLQQSLQMGLRGGKGKGASPSSPSHSPSSDYDDPWVLRPRSQSSISACSSAASLAANSNGGGVSNVYSLCHVTPAHSETSSLRSDYAESWGYYMDYPRNHGDQRAQTPPAHAADNMSAGAHQGGLQNGGVIHSNGQAPGAPGQEGEVSVKPKTSTSSPDRVHRLTSPSSGYSSQSNTPTAGTPVPAFIRSMSPSGSRPRPKVPERKSSLLSSVSISSSSTSLSSNTSDSLKSSGPAPPPPPPLPLSSSAPTTPLSPPPPFPPPLPPSSNTATPPPPPPPLPSTPQGVVLSPLSTCSTSPEFPPPPSPDTLIHPSSSFNGSFSPPPPPPVPIMAPPPPPPLPAFAAASYSPSVMKVAKDALKPAPSNSPTTSPKPLITPFALQSVQLRSVKRPEKEINGKSDHIKAQETGMDLLQGLKPRSLNMSHPQEHPTVLNLVNSSPEKGSRHSSPSPVSQLLEELSLDFDIGEDVPDGAVVNGKAEDRSYFHLNGKEKEEGLLLSSAPQSCESSPIKQAPPAVSKKPKLTFVPPFSPQQVNGRVLSQHERATSPSQTEDQVDAPQTKEKVEEEKDEQQEEDEEEEEEEDTSESFERLGESSHVYREAHSFMSASDGQETSLNLCANGEAHEEEEEEADGTSSTTGSISSKEDDAGEVFESSTAESSPAPSANGASEGKMVTPTPTRPRTTEDLFAVIHRSKRKVLGRKESEEDKSRPGSQPQSPPVTPTGTPPGVVSSLPRQSGSIQRNLRKSSTSSDTFKALLLKKGSRSETSFRMSAAEMLRSTDPRFQRTRSESALDPPSPSSPTAPHSPSASPGRGKRAMDDWSRYDSFSLPSPTSSPYSMSGLKYGRSRTPPSAASSKYNARSRILSSPMTVICEREGELAESEYGDSAECLSGPAAQTLSVLRDSNGTLSEGSRS
- the nhsl1b gene encoding NHS-like protein 1 isoform X3, giving the protein MRGDRRSASFRKEKPAGLSRALSWLNVSTLSRQSRRIFHSQNELHVVHSRHAQSHTRLHAADRGEDREDDDDNWVYHPQHKIAVSNLDEESKWTVHYTAPWHQQENVFLPGSRPPCVEDLHRQAKVNLKTALRECDKLRKDGFRSSQYYSQGPTFCDPLQSTCSLQDEEDDENDKKSTASSVEDDKSQLSMRSQTPLGGEASDVDGQVVWNKAAPLPTPEEKMRQAAQAVPTDIVPINVTGAVFDRQASIRRSLINTDTVSRRPKKVKRRKTISGLPDNFNLELAKGRGGELRPHSMFIPGQYSTLGRVGSVNSTLRRSETRETSCQTEEVKVVPPSMRRIRAQRGQGIAAQMAGISASSSTGSISVSSSDSSGILMMPPHYFNGDPSRFHSLPRQGARVSISADPIYSSTPIKSEEQPQRQIGKLQADNTVVHMRNAPRTGTLPRPKSQEVRGTQSSEWGGGPACAVSPHAAYSTSYIPNATLSSSSEVITLNTSSKLAHSPTSPYPTARPLSLASSTNTDSLLSSPTAFTHSSTCPALATSTPTHTPGNAGLVVAAPASESGHSDGSVHSHSTLAPTPPSCLPEEQWIYDTPENVVAQHRALTSSCSTPINQLYSSLDLSSRTTTDSSSLYSQDNDGYYTSMHLDSGLRSRSHGSGHGAAAGRATRHSMYECREMANQDDTGSLYSDRSLSRSISLRKSKKPPLPPARTDSLRRKPGPKKPLGGVSAVSGTNQPNGAMLNETLIASLQQSLQMGLRGGKGKGASPSSPSHSPSSDYDDPWVLRPRSQSSISACSSAASLAANSNGGGVSNVYSLCHVTPAHSETSSLRSDYAESWGYYMDYPRNHGDQRAQTPPAHAADNMSAGAHQGGLQNGGVIHSNGQAPGAPGQEGEVSVKPKTSTSSPDRVHRLTSPSSGYSSQSNTPTAGTPVPAFIRSMSPSGSRPRPKVPERKSSLLSSVSISSSSTSLSSNTSDSLKSSGPAPPPPPPLPLSSSAPTTPLSPPPPFPPPLPPSSNTATPPPPPPPLPSTPQGVVLSPLSTCSTSPEFPPPPSPDTLIHPSSSFNGSFSPPPPPPVPIMAPPPPPPLPAFAAASYSPSVMKVAKDALKPAPSNSPTTSPKPLITPFALQSVQLRSVKRPEKEINGKSDHIKAQETGMDLLQGLKPRSLNMSHPQEHPTVLNLVNSSPEKGSRHSSPSPVSQLLEELSLDFDIGEDVPDGAVVNGKAEDRSYFHLNGKEKEEGLLLSSAPQSCESSPIKQAPPAVSKKPKLTFVPPFSPQQVNGRVLSQHERATSPSQTEDQVDAPQTKEKVEEEKDEQQEEDEEEEEEEDTSESFERLGESSHVYREAHSFMSASDGQETSLNLCANGEAHEEEEEEADGTSSTTGSISSKEDDAGEVFESSTAESSPAPSANGASEGKMVTPTPTRPRTTEDLFAVIHRSKRKVLGRKESEEDKSRPGSQPQSPPVTPTGTPPGVVSSLPRQSGSIQRNLRKSSTSSDTFKALLLKKGSRSETSFRMSAAEMLRSTDPRFQRTRSESALDPPSPSSPTAPHSPSASPGRGKRAMDDWSRYDSFSLPSPTSSPYSMSGLKYGRSRTPPSAASSKYNARSRILSSPMTVICEREGELAESEYGDSAECLSGPAAQTLSVLRDSNGTLSEGSRS